A window of Sander vitreus isolate 19-12246 chromosome 18, sanVit1, whole genome shotgun sequence contains these coding sequences:
- the tpd52l1 gene encoding tumor protein D53 isoform X2 — protein sequence METRQQELYSGVLSEAVVDWGSMGPEEEWVNSATHKGEQGLNQDMFYPSGEESVKRSSHGDDLAPVAQNGENLTEWGKTSPSGDDQWCRASVSHSDDWAMSTTWDMQLDSTGFLDSEPLREADEDMASEVNLNNSIMTEEEREEIQQELAKLEEEISTLKQVLSSKEKQHEELKQKLGATSLYELRNNLSRGWHDMQTSMAYKKTSETLSTAGQKTSAAFSTLGSAITRKFGDMRHSMSMPTMRNSPSFKSFEEKVETTVSTIKTKVGGTGTAGSFEEVLSSAANASSQDTPTINLTDSAERPC from the exons AGTTGTACTCTGGTGTTCTGAGTGAAGCAGTGGTGGACTGGGGCAGCATGGGTCCTGAAGAGGAATGGGTTAATTCAGCCACACACAAGGGAGAGCAGG GTTTGAATCAGGACATGTTTTACCCTTCTGGCGAGGAATCGGTTAAAAGGAGCTCGCATGGTGACGACTTGGCTCCAGTGGCCCAAAATGGGGAAAACCTGACAGAATGGGGTAAAACTTCACCATCAGGAGACGATCAGTGGTGTCGGGCATCAGTGTCGCACTCTGACGACTGGGCCATGTCCACCACTTGGGATATGCAACTGGACAGCACAG gttttTTGGACTCTGAGCCATTGAGAGAGGCTGATGAAGATATGGCCTCAGAAGTCAACCTAAACAACTCCATCATgacggaggaggagagagaggagattcAGCAAGAGTTAGCTAAA ctggaggaggagatcAGTACGTTGAAGCAGGTTTTGTCGTCCAAAGAGAAGCAGCACGAAGAGCTCAAACAGAAACTGGGCGCGACTTCTCTGTACGAGCTCAGGAACAACCTCAGTAGAGGCTGGCATGACATGCAGACCTCCATGGC CTATAAGAAGACATCAGAGACGCTGTCCACAGCAGGACAGAAAACCTCAGCCGCCTTCAGCACACTAGGCAGCGCCATCACCAGGAAGTTCGGGGACATGAG ACACTCTATGAGCATGCCCACCATGAG aaactctcccagcttcaAGTCTTTTGAGGAGAAAGTCGAGACTACAGTGTCCACCATTAAG ACAAAGGTTGGCGGTACAGGGACCGCAGGCAGCTTTGAGGAAGTCCTCTCCTCCGCAGCAAATGCCAGCTCTCAGGACACACCCACTATCAACTTGACGGACAGCGCTGAGAGGCCGTGTTAG
- the hddc2 gene encoding 5'-deoxynucleotidase HDDC2, translating into MAATIETAVGMSNMLQFMKLIGQLKRVPRTGWVYRNVKKPESVSDHMYRMAMMSLTITDPTVDKNRCIKLALVHDMAECIVGDIAPSDNISKTEKHKREEEAMKHLSALLPEGLKKEIYGLWEEYETQSSPEARLVKEFDLLEMILQAHEYEELEETPGRLQEFFDSTNGRFHHPDVLQLLSSLNEERGCKLTKTDETKNSGNSQTTGASPSQPHKT; encoded by the exons ATGGCGGCCACCATTGAGACAGCAGTCGGCATGAGCAATATGCTACAATTCATGAAACTTATCGGACAGCTCAAA AGGGTCCCACGGACGGGCTGGGTGTACAGGAACGTGAAGAAACCAGAGAGTGTATCAGACCACATGTACCGCATGGCCATGATGTCTCTGACCATCACAGACCCCACAGTGGACAAGAACAG ATGTATAAAGCTGGCTCTGGTTCACGACATGGCAGAGTGCATTGTGGGAGATATCGCTCCATCAGACAACATCAgtaaaacagagaaacacaagcGAGAAGAG GAGGCGATGAAGCATCTATCCGCTCTTCTGCCGGAGGGACTCAAAAAGGAGATTTATGGACTGTGGGAG GAATATGAAACCCAGAGCAGCCCAGAGGCCAGGTTGGTGAAAGAGTTCGACCTCCTGGAGATGATCCTGCAGGCTCATGAGTATGAGGAGCTAGAGGAAACGCCGGGAAGACTGCAGGAGTTCTTTGACTCCACCAACG GTCGATTCCACCACCCAGACGTGCTCCAGCTGCTCAGCTCTTTAAATGAAGAGAGAGGTTGTAAATTGACTAAAACGGATGAAACAAAGAATTCTGGCAACTCGCAGACGACTGGTGCGTCACCTTCACAGCCACATAAGACTtga
- the LOC144533251 gene encoding R-spondin-3-like isoform X2 translates to MACALHTLAPAPGKCANSCPYGLTANTVLRECTVCSTGCEVCVRRNMCVRCRADLYFLHGQCHLTCPTGFKPDVRLMQCIPKVHCEVGEWTGWGPCVQKRSMRAYRRGQETRNRQLLRSPSDDGDPCPHVSEIRKCHQNETKESK, encoded by the exons ATGGCATGCGCTCTCCACACATTAGCACCTGCACCA GGCAAATGTGCAAACAGCTGTCCATATGGACTGACGGCAAACACAGTACTGCGAGAATGCACAG TGTGTTCTACAGGCtgtgaggtgtgtgtgaggaggaACATGTGTGTGAGGTGTAGAGCAGACCTGTACTTTCTCCACGGTCAGTGCCATCTCACCTGCCCGACGGGATTTAAGCCTGATGTGCGGCTTATGCAATGCATCCCCAAAG TGCACTGTGAGGTTGGGGAATGGACAGGTTGGGGTCCATGTGTTCAGAAAAGGAGCATGCGGGCCTACAGGAGGGGACAGGAGACACGTAACCGACAACTTCTGCGGTCTCCAAGTGATGACGGTGACCCCTGCCCACATGTGTCAGAAATCAGGAAGTGTCATCAAAATGAGACCAAAGAGTCCAAGTAG
- the tpd52l1 gene encoding tumor protein D53 isoform X5 has product METRQQELYSGVLSEAVVDWGSMGPEEEWVNSATHKGEQGFLDSEPLREADEDMASEVNLNNSIMTEEEREEIQQELAKLEEEISTLKQVLSSKEKQHEELKQKLGATSLYELRNNLSRGWHDMQTSMAYKKTSETLSTAGQKTSAAFSTLGSAITRKFGDMSYSIRHSMSMPTMRNSPSFKSFEEKVETTVSTIKTKVGGTGTAGSFEEVLSSAANASSQDTPTINLTDSAERPC; this is encoded by the exons AGTTGTACTCTGGTGTTCTGAGTGAAGCAGTGGTGGACTGGGGCAGCATGGGTCCTGAAGAGGAATGGGTTAATTCAGCCACACACAAGGGAGAGCAGG gttttTTGGACTCTGAGCCATTGAGAGAGGCTGATGAAGATATGGCCTCAGAAGTCAACCTAAACAACTCCATCATgacggaggaggagagagaggagattcAGCAAGAGTTAGCTAAA ctggaggaggagatcAGTACGTTGAAGCAGGTTTTGTCGTCCAAAGAGAAGCAGCACGAAGAGCTCAAACAGAAACTGGGCGCGACTTCTCTGTACGAGCTCAGGAACAACCTCAGTAGAGGCTGGCATGACATGCAGACCTCCATGGC CTATAAGAAGACATCAGAGACGCTGTCCACAGCAGGACAGAAAACCTCAGCCGCCTTCAGCACACTAGGCAGCGCCATCACCAGGAAGTTCGGGGACATGAG CTACTCCATCAGACACTCTATGAGCATGCCCACCATGAG aaactctcccagcttcaAGTCTTTTGAGGAGAAAGTCGAGACTACAGTGTCCACCATTAAG ACAAAGGTTGGCGGTACAGGGACCGCAGGCAGCTTTGAGGAAGTCCTCTCCTCCGCAGCAAATGCCAGCTCTCAGGACACACCCACTATCAACTTGACGGACAGCGCTGAGAGGCCGTGTTAG
- the tpd52l1 gene encoding tumor protein D53 isoform X1 codes for METRQQELYSGVLSEAVVDWGSMGPEEEWVNSATHKGEQGLNQDMFYPSGEESVKRSSHGDDLAPVAQNGENLTEWGKTSPSGDDQWCRASVSHSDDWAMSTTWDMQLDSTGFLDSEPLREADEDMASEVNLNNSIMTEEEREEIQQELAKLEEEISTLKQVLSSKEKQHEELKQKLGATSLYELRNNLSRGWHDMQTSMAYKKTSETLSTAGQKTSAAFSTLGSAITRKFGDMSYSIRHSMSMPTMRNSPSFKSFEEKVETTVSTIKTKVGGTGTAGSFEEVLSSAANASSQDTPTINLTDSAERPC; via the exons AGTTGTACTCTGGTGTTCTGAGTGAAGCAGTGGTGGACTGGGGCAGCATGGGTCCTGAAGAGGAATGGGTTAATTCAGCCACACACAAGGGAGAGCAGG GTTTGAATCAGGACATGTTTTACCCTTCTGGCGAGGAATCGGTTAAAAGGAGCTCGCATGGTGACGACTTGGCTCCAGTGGCCCAAAATGGGGAAAACCTGACAGAATGGGGTAAAACTTCACCATCAGGAGACGATCAGTGGTGTCGGGCATCAGTGTCGCACTCTGACGACTGGGCCATGTCCACCACTTGGGATATGCAACTGGACAGCACAG gttttTTGGACTCTGAGCCATTGAGAGAGGCTGATGAAGATATGGCCTCAGAAGTCAACCTAAACAACTCCATCATgacggaggaggagagagaggagattcAGCAAGAGTTAGCTAAA ctggaggaggagatcAGTACGTTGAAGCAGGTTTTGTCGTCCAAAGAGAAGCAGCACGAAGAGCTCAAACAGAAACTGGGCGCGACTTCTCTGTACGAGCTCAGGAACAACCTCAGTAGAGGCTGGCATGACATGCAGACCTCCATGGC CTATAAGAAGACATCAGAGACGCTGTCCACAGCAGGACAGAAAACCTCAGCCGCCTTCAGCACACTAGGCAGCGCCATCACCAGGAAGTTCGGGGACATGAG CTACTCCATCAGACACTCTATGAGCATGCCCACCATGAG aaactctcccagcttcaAGTCTTTTGAGGAGAAAGTCGAGACTACAGTGTCCACCATTAAG ACAAAGGTTGGCGGTACAGGGACCGCAGGCAGCTTTGAGGAAGTCCTCTCCTCCGCAGCAAATGCCAGCTCTCAGGACACACCCACTATCAACTTGACGGACAGCGCTGAGAGGCCGTGTTAG
- the LOC144533251 gene encoding R-spondin-3-like isoform X1 — MWIPLLIWILHFMNLTKGLENTRRSSSVSRLCPAGCATCSALNGCLSCIPRLFFHLELDGMRQRGACLSSCPRGHYGMRSPHISTCTRCKVDCASCFSENFCTHCHPGHFLFQGKCANSCPYGLTANTVLRECTVCSTGCEVCVRRNMCVRCRADLYFLHGQCHLTCPTGFKPDVRLMQCIPKVHCEVGEWTGWGPCVQKRSMRAYRRGQETRNRQLLRSPSDDGDPCPHVSEIRKCHQNETKESK, encoded by the exons ATGTGGATACCATTGCTAATTTGGATTCTGCACTTCATGAATCTTACAAAAGGCCTAGAAAACACAAGAC GTAGCTCCTCTGTTAGCAGACTCTGTCCAGCAGGTTGTGCGACATGCTCTGCTCTGAATGGCTGTCTCTCCTGCATCCCTCGCCTGTTCTTCCACTTGGAGCTGGACGGGATGCGACAGAGGGGCGCCTGTCTGTCCTCCTGTCCCCGGGGTCACTATGGCATGCGCTCTCCACACATTAGCACCTGCACCA GGTGCAAGGTGGACTGCGCTTCTTGTTTCAGTGAAAATTTCTGCACACATTGTCACCCGGGTCACTTCCTGTTCCAGGGCAAATGTGCAAACAGCTGTCCATATGGACTGACGGCAAACACAGTACTGCGAGAATGCACAG TGTGTTCTACAGGCtgtgaggtgtgtgtgaggaggaACATGTGTGTGAGGTGTAGAGCAGACCTGTACTTTCTCCACGGTCAGTGCCATCTCACCTGCCCGACGGGATTTAAGCCTGATGTGCGGCTTATGCAATGCATCCCCAAAG TGCACTGTGAGGTTGGGGAATGGACAGGTTGGGGTCCATGTGTTCAGAAAAGGAGCATGCGGGCCTACAGGAGGGGACAGGAGACACGTAACCGACAACTTCTGCGGTCTCCAAGTGATGACGGTGACCCCTGCCCACATGTGTCAGAAATCAGGAAGTGTCATCAAAATGAGACCAAAGAGTCCAAGTAG
- the tpd52l1 gene encoding tumor protein D53 isoform X3: METRQQELYSGVLSEAVVDWGSMGPEEEWVNSATHKGEQGLNQDMFYPSGEESVKRSSHGDDLAPVAQNGENLTEWGKTSPSGDDQWCRASVSHSDDWAMSTTWDMQLDSTGFLDSEPLREADEDMASEVNLNNSIMTEEEREEIQQELAKLEEEISTLKQVLSSKEKQHEELKQKLGATSLYELRNNLSRGWHDMQTSMAYKKTSETLSTAGQKTSAAFSTLGSAITRKFGDMRNSPSFKSFEEKVETTVSTIKTKVGGTGTAGSFEEVLSSAANASSQDTPTINLTDSAERPC; the protein is encoded by the exons AGTTGTACTCTGGTGTTCTGAGTGAAGCAGTGGTGGACTGGGGCAGCATGGGTCCTGAAGAGGAATGGGTTAATTCAGCCACACACAAGGGAGAGCAGG GTTTGAATCAGGACATGTTTTACCCTTCTGGCGAGGAATCGGTTAAAAGGAGCTCGCATGGTGACGACTTGGCTCCAGTGGCCCAAAATGGGGAAAACCTGACAGAATGGGGTAAAACTTCACCATCAGGAGACGATCAGTGGTGTCGGGCATCAGTGTCGCACTCTGACGACTGGGCCATGTCCACCACTTGGGATATGCAACTGGACAGCACAG gttttTTGGACTCTGAGCCATTGAGAGAGGCTGATGAAGATATGGCCTCAGAAGTCAACCTAAACAACTCCATCATgacggaggaggagagagaggagattcAGCAAGAGTTAGCTAAA ctggaggaggagatcAGTACGTTGAAGCAGGTTTTGTCGTCCAAAGAGAAGCAGCACGAAGAGCTCAAACAGAAACTGGGCGCGACTTCTCTGTACGAGCTCAGGAACAACCTCAGTAGAGGCTGGCATGACATGCAGACCTCCATGGC CTATAAGAAGACATCAGAGACGCTGTCCACAGCAGGACAGAAAACCTCAGCCGCCTTCAGCACACTAGGCAGCGCCATCACCAGGAAGTTCGGGGACATGAG aaactctcccagcttcaAGTCTTTTGAGGAGAAAGTCGAGACTACAGTGTCCACCATTAAG ACAAAGGTTGGCGGTACAGGGACCGCAGGCAGCTTTGAGGAAGTCCTCTCCTCCGCAGCAAATGCCAGCTCTCAGGACACACCCACTATCAACTTGACGGACAGCGCTGAGAGGCCGTGTTAG
- the LOC144533492 gene encoding E3 ubiquitin-protein ligase rnf146-like, which produces MAGCGEVDCSVNALAPSKLIEEIGDTCATDPFSPTTTTPECAICLQSCVHPVRLPCFHVFCFLCVKGASWQSKRCALCRQEVPEDFLERPVLLLPEELKAAAAGVSRSGGTRGSSRGNYAWYYEGRNGWWQYDERTSRELEEAFAKGRKSTEMLIAGFLYVADMENMVQYRRNEHGRRRKIKRDVVDIPKKGVAGLRLDPEPAPIPAVPVVTPAATERVSSADGSDTDGQSQSSFFGIMASLPPVRPPTLLGRHLTTPRPPSPLSVEESFSQLLISQPEGEDVEGEEEIQTYEYASGSSESEEERQCERGRAESMPQRRHRLRESQPARMPPRGGPSSSALSLRSRSPDGQCTVTEV; this is translated from the coding sequence ATGGCAGGCTGTGGAGAAGTGGACTGTTCAGTGAATGCCCTGGCTCCCTCCAAGCTGATAGAGGAAATAGGAGATACTTGTGCTACAGACCCTTTCagtcccaccaccaccacccctgaGTGTGCCATCTGCCTGCAGAGCTGCGTCCACCCTGTTCGACTCCCATGCTTCCATGTcttctgtttcctgtgtgtgaaAGGTGCCTCCTGGCAGAGCAAGCGCTGTGCTCTCTGCCGACAAGAAGTCCCAGAGGACTTCCTGGAGCGGCCGGTTCTCCTCTTGCCTGAAGAACTgaaagcagcagctgcaggggTGAGCCGGAGTGGAGGGACCCGTGGCAGTTCCCGTGGAAACTATGCGTGGTACTATGAGGGGCGCAACGGCTGGTGGCAGTATGATGAAAGGACCAGCCGTGAGCTGGAGGAGGCCTTCGCCAAGGGCAGGAAGAGCACAGAGATGCTGATTGCAGGGTTTCTTTATGTGGCCGACATGGAGAACATGGTGCAATATCGCCGCAATGAGCATGGCCGAAGACGCAAGATAAAGCGGGACGTTGTAGATATCCCCAAGAAGGGTGTCGCAGGACTGAGGTTAGACCCTGAACCTGCCCCCATTCCTGCTGTACCAGTTGTCACCCCAGCTGCAACAGAACGTGTCAGCTCAGCTGATGGATCAGACACTGATGGCCAATCACAGTCTTCATTCTTTGGGATAATGGCATCTCTTCCCCCTGTTAGACCTCCAACACTCCTGGGACGCCATCTTACAACCCCCCGTCCTCCCTCCCCCTTAAGCGTGGAGGAGTCTTTCTCCCAGCTCCTAATCAGCCAGCCAGAGGGTGAAGACGtggaaggagaagaagagataCAGACGTATGAGTATGCATCCGGCAGCAGTGAGAGTGAGGAGGAAAGGCAgtgcgagagagggagagcagaatCGATGCCACAGAGAAGACATAGGCTAAGAGAGAGCCAGCCGGCTAGGATGCCTCCAAGGGGCGGGCCCTCCAGCTCTGCACTCAGTCTCCGCTCACGTAGTCCAGATGGTCAGTGCACTGTGACAGAAGTGTGA
- the tpd52l1 gene encoding tumor protein D53 isoform X4, translating into METRQQGLNQDMFYPSGEESVKRSSHGDDLAPVAQNGENLTEWGKTSPSGDDQWCRASVSHSDDWAMSTTWDMQLDSTGFLDSEPLREADEDMASEVNLNNSIMTEEEREEIQQELAKLEEEISTLKQVLSSKEKQHEELKQKLGATSLYELRNNLSRGWHDMQTSMAYKKTSETLSTAGQKTSAAFSTLGSAITRKFGDMSYSIRHSMSMPTMRNSPSFKSFEEKVETTVSTIKTKVGGTGTAGSFEEVLSSAANASSQDTPTINLTDSAERPC; encoded by the exons GTTTGAATCAGGACATGTTTTACCCTTCTGGCGAGGAATCGGTTAAAAGGAGCTCGCATGGTGACGACTTGGCTCCAGTGGCCCAAAATGGGGAAAACCTGACAGAATGGGGTAAAACTTCACCATCAGGAGACGATCAGTGGTGTCGGGCATCAGTGTCGCACTCTGACGACTGGGCCATGTCCACCACTTGGGATATGCAACTGGACAGCACAG gttttTTGGACTCTGAGCCATTGAGAGAGGCTGATGAAGATATGGCCTCAGAAGTCAACCTAAACAACTCCATCATgacggaggaggagagagaggagattcAGCAAGAGTTAGCTAAA ctggaggaggagatcAGTACGTTGAAGCAGGTTTTGTCGTCCAAAGAGAAGCAGCACGAAGAGCTCAAACAGAAACTGGGCGCGACTTCTCTGTACGAGCTCAGGAACAACCTCAGTAGAGGCTGGCATGACATGCAGACCTCCATGGC CTATAAGAAGACATCAGAGACGCTGTCCACAGCAGGACAGAAAACCTCAGCCGCCTTCAGCACACTAGGCAGCGCCATCACCAGGAAGTTCGGGGACATGAG CTACTCCATCAGACACTCTATGAGCATGCCCACCATGAG aaactctcccagcttcaAGTCTTTTGAGGAGAAAGTCGAGACTACAGTGTCCACCATTAAG ACAAAGGTTGGCGGTACAGGGACCGCAGGCAGCTTTGAGGAAGTCCTCTCCTCCGCAGCAAATGCCAGCTCTCAGGACACACCCACTATCAACTTGACGGACAGCGCTGAGAGGCCGTGTTAG
- the tpd52l1 gene encoding tumor protein D53 isoform X7, with translation METRQQGFLDSEPLREADEDMASEVNLNNSIMTEEEREEIQQELAKLEEEISTLKQVLSSKEKQHEELKQKLGATSLYELRNNLSRGWHDMQTSMAYKKTSETLSTAGQKTSAAFSTLGSAITRKFGDMRNSPSFKSFEEKVETTVSTIKTKVGGTGTAGSFEEVLSSAANASSQDTPTINLTDSAERPC, from the exons gttttTTGGACTCTGAGCCATTGAGAGAGGCTGATGAAGATATGGCCTCAGAAGTCAACCTAAACAACTCCATCATgacggaggaggagagagaggagattcAGCAAGAGTTAGCTAAA ctggaggaggagatcAGTACGTTGAAGCAGGTTTTGTCGTCCAAAGAGAAGCAGCACGAAGAGCTCAAACAGAAACTGGGCGCGACTTCTCTGTACGAGCTCAGGAACAACCTCAGTAGAGGCTGGCATGACATGCAGACCTCCATGGC CTATAAGAAGACATCAGAGACGCTGTCCACAGCAGGACAGAAAACCTCAGCCGCCTTCAGCACACTAGGCAGCGCCATCACCAGGAAGTTCGGGGACATGAG aaactctcccagcttcaAGTCTTTTGAGGAGAAAGTCGAGACTACAGTGTCCACCATTAAG ACAAAGGTTGGCGGTACAGGGACCGCAGGCAGCTTTGAGGAAGTCCTCTCCTCCGCAGCAAATGCCAGCTCTCAGGACACACCCACTATCAACTTGACGGACAGCGCTGAGAGGCCGTGTTAG
- the tpd52l1 gene encoding tumor protein D53 isoform X6: METRQQGFLDSEPLREADEDMASEVNLNNSIMTEEEREEIQQELAKLEEEISTLKQVLSSKEKQHEELKQKLGATSLYELRNNLSRGWHDMQTSMAYKKTSETLSTAGQKTSAAFSTLGSAITRKFGDMSYSIRHSMSMPTMRNSPSFKSFEEKVETTVSTIKTKVGGTGTAGSFEEVLSSAANASSQDTPTINLTDSAERPC; this comes from the exons gttttTTGGACTCTGAGCCATTGAGAGAGGCTGATGAAGATATGGCCTCAGAAGTCAACCTAAACAACTCCATCATgacggaggaggagagagaggagattcAGCAAGAGTTAGCTAAA ctggaggaggagatcAGTACGTTGAAGCAGGTTTTGTCGTCCAAAGAGAAGCAGCACGAAGAGCTCAAACAGAAACTGGGCGCGACTTCTCTGTACGAGCTCAGGAACAACCTCAGTAGAGGCTGGCATGACATGCAGACCTCCATGGC CTATAAGAAGACATCAGAGACGCTGTCCACAGCAGGACAGAAAACCTCAGCCGCCTTCAGCACACTAGGCAGCGCCATCACCAGGAAGTTCGGGGACATGAG CTACTCCATCAGACACTCTATGAGCATGCCCACCATGAG aaactctcccagcttcaAGTCTTTTGAGGAGAAAGTCGAGACTACAGTGTCCACCATTAAG ACAAAGGTTGGCGGTACAGGGACCGCAGGCAGCTTTGAGGAAGTCCTCTCCTCCGCAGCAAATGCCAGCTCTCAGGACACACCCACTATCAACTTGACGGACAGCGCTGAGAGGCCGTGTTAG